From one Lycium barbarum isolate Lr01 chromosome 6, ASM1917538v2, whole genome shotgun sequence genomic stretch:
- the LOC132600585 gene encoding F-box/LRR-repeat protein At1g67190-like, with translation MDYLPVEVIGNILSHLGAARDVIVASATCRKWREACQKHLHTLSFNSHDWPLYQDLSTSRLEILITQTLFQTTRLQGLSILMDDVDEFSASTVVAWLMYTRESLQWLFYNVRTTPNINILDICGRQKLEMLVLAHNSVSGVEPNYQRFLCLKSLSLSYVSISALDLNLLLTACPKIEILALMNPEIAMSDAQVTVELNSTTLKSIYIEAISLDKFILEADSLENLHLKDCALELFELVGKGTLKYFKIDDVSIIHLDVGDAVDNLETVDVSNFTINWSKFYQMISKSSTMRSLRLWDVVFDEEDEIVDVETIALCFPQLNHLAVSYDLRDDLREGILQSGLQGLSLLENVNVLELGSTVINDVFTQWVAGLLQRCPNLTKLVIHGVISETKTHEECQMLAGFTSSIVQLMRKYMHVDVQFEFE, from the exons ATGGATTACCTTCCTGTTGAGGTCATTGGGAATATCCTCTCTCATCTCGGAGCAGCGAGGGATGTAATCGTAGCTTCCGCAACGTGTAGAAAGTGGCGCGAAGCTTGTCAGAAACACCTCCATACTCTTTCATTCAATTCTCATGATTGGCCACTCTATCAAGACCTAAGTACTAGTAGGCTCGAGATACTGATTACTCAGACATTGTTTCAAACTACACGTTTACAAGGTTTATCAATATTGATGGACGATGTTGACGAGTTCTCGGCTTCCACTGTAGTTGCTTGGCTCATGTATACGAGAGAATCGTTGCAATGGTTGTTTTACAATGTCCGAACGACTCCGAATATTAACATTCTTGATATATGCGGGAGACAGAAGCTGGAAATGTTGGTGCTTGCTCATAATTCCGTATCAGGGGTCGAACCAAATTATCAGAGGTTCCTTTGCCTAAAATCCCTTTCATTAAGTTATGTCAGTATTTCAGCATTGGATCTGAATTTATTACTGACAGCTTGTCCGAAGATCGAAATTTTAGCTCTTATGAATCCGGAGATCGCAATGTCGGATGCACAG GTAACTGTTGAGCTGAACAGCACTACACTAAAGAGTATCTACATCGAAGCGATAAGTTTGGACAAGTTTATATTGGAAGCTGACAGCCTTGAGAATCTGCACTTAAAAGACTGTGCGCTTGAGCTTTTTGAGCTCGTCGGAAAAGGAACTTTGAAGTATTTCAAGATCGATGATGTTAGTATTATACATCTCGATGTCGGTGACGCTGTTGATAATCTTGAAACTGTAGATGTTAGTAATTTCACGATAAATTGGTCCAAGTTCTATCAGATGATTTCGAAATCCTCCACGATGAGAAGTCTCAGGTTATGGGACGTTGTATTTGATGAAGAGGACGAAATTGTGGATGTGGAAACGATTGCACTTTGCTTCCCACAATTAAACCATCTTGCAGTTAGTTATGATTTAAGAGACGACTTAAGGGAGGGAATTCTTCAATCTGGTTTACAAGGATTATCTCTGTTAGAGAATGTCAATGTGTTGGAGCTGGGATCAACGGTAATTAATGACGTCTTTACTCAGTGGGTTGCTGGTCTACTGCAAAGATGCCCTAATCTCACCAAATTAGTTATTCATGGAGTGATTTCCGAGACTAAAACACATGAAGAGTGCCAAATGTTGGCTGGATTTACCTCGTCTATTGTTCAGCTGATGAGGAAATACATGCACGTAGATGTGCAGTTTGAATTTGAGTAG